A stretch of DNA from Halobacillus litoralis:
ATATTCGAAGATATCCTTCATAAATACAGTTAATTTCGCAGGCAGATCATTCCGCAAACTGAACGCCGTTCCTAACGAATTTCCACCTAATGAAAAACTGCAGAATAAGCTCACACAGTACATCATGATTTTATCCGAAAACGGAGGAATCTTAGAAGTCGTAACATTCCCGCCAGCTGTTGCAGGGGTTTGAATATCGTTCTGCAATAAGATCTCACTCATTTCTTTAACCAGGCCTTTCGCTAATTCTCCACCTCTGTAAAAATAATCGCTGGCATCTTTATGAGTGGCCGATTGAGCGAATCCAAAAATCATATGCATCCCTGTAACATTCGATTCGATGGAGTGGTGGATATGTGCGATTTCGACCGTGTTCAACGCCCGCTTCCCTTTTATAGGGTTGATCATCCCTAAGTAATTCGGCCCTTTCGCATGCTCGACCTGCTTTTGTACGGACACATAAGGAGATTTTGGCAGATAACCTTTGGTTAGTAAAAATTGCGTACAATCGTCATAACACTTTTGAGTGATCTGGGTCAGTTCCTGATACAGCAATGTGACATCCGGACGATAAGTCATCGTTAAATTCAATGTGTGCATTCCCATGCTTATTTCTTTCACCAAACGCAAAAACATAATATCAAAACCGTTATCATAAAGCTTCGGTACTCCTTTGTTTACATCGTCATGTGTAAATCCGATGGGAACAGGGACGTCTTCCGCTCGAAACATAGATTCAATTTTTCCAACATACGGCTGAATGGTTGATCTCAAATTCGTCATGATTTGTTTGGCTTCTGCATCATCCGCTTGTTCTATAAAATACTCAAGCATTGTAAGAATCATCGTCTTCTGCTGATAAGTCATCCATAAAGTTCCGATTTCGGATGAGGATAAACGAGGGCTTTCTGGCATTTTGAACTCCTCCAATTTGGATTGCATTCAGTCATTCACTGCAATATCCGTGCTTTTTCCTTAGTCTTTTCAAACTGATCTAATTCATTCATCAATAAGGATGAAAAGTGAGACATAGGGAAAGGATTCTTGGAGAAATTAATAAAGAACCATCAGGAGGAGGATAATGATGAGTAAAAATAGTGAAAGCAGAAAGAAAAACAACCCAAAAGGCAGAGACCGCGGATCAGCTAATCAGAAGCTGCAAGCAGCTCTCGAGGGACGCAACAAAGAAAACGATCATTTATCCGCTGCCTATATGAATAACAATACAGCAGCTGTAGATGTGAATGAAGAACAATAAGAATTAAACGAAAGAAGAGGCCTGTCCCTATATCGGGCAGGCCTTTGTTTATCATCATTTTTAATCTTGTTTACGAGCAAGCATTTCTCTTACCTGATTGTAAGAAAGTCCTGATTGTTCATTTCGACGTTTCACTTCACTCACATTCGTTCCAGAGCGTGCAAATACATCTTTCCCAGGATTGTTCGATCGGTTCATTCGAATCACCTCCTAGCCTTACTTTTCGCTCAACCGGTTTTTCTTATCCTTCGAGCTTTGCAGAAAAATACCCAAGAGCGACTCCTAAAATCGCTCCGCCCAGTACTTCAATCGGTTGATGACCGAGCAGCTCCTTCAGTTCCTTATCACGCTCTACGAAATCAGAGCTCGGAAAATCAACAGAAATCGCGGCAAAGTTATCTTCGAGATCGTTGACCAGTTGAGCGATTTCACCTGTATGACGCCTGATTCCTTGAGCATCATACATGACGATGACACCAAAAATCGTAGCGAGGGCTGTCTCCGTATGACGCGAGCCTTTATTGGCGGCGATATAAGTCGCAAGCGCTGACACTCCAGCCGAGTGGGAACTCGGTTGGCCACCTGTCGTCGCTATCTGCGTCACATCCCATTCCCCGGTCACCTTTTTATGAGTGAAAATTTTCAAGGCTTGTGCAATTCCAATGGCTGATAAGGCTGTAATAATTCCTCGATTCATCTTCTCCATTCTTGACCCTCCAGTTCATGAACATCTATATATGTTCATACCCTCTGTGTATGGTTTTATTCAGAAGGATATAAGAATTATAAAAGCTTCTCTTCCCTTATCAGTTTTAAATGGTTACAATAATTAAAATAAAAAAGCTGACAGGCTCCTCTCACGCCTATCAGCCTTACTCATAATTTAGAATGTATTATAAATCTCATCACATTCGCCCGCGACAGGTTCATAAAAACAGTGGGATTTATACCTTCCGACCTGACTTTGACCATACCATGTCGGAGGACAGTTCCCATCCGGCCTGAAGTACCACAGACTGTACTTCGCCGGCCAGCTTCTATAACCCTTCACATTTTTCCTTGCCAGACGCCTTTCACTTTCCCGGGCTCTTCGGTAGTACATCCCATGCTGCAAGGCTTCAAATGCTTTTGGTTGATTGATCACCGCTGGCAGGGTACTGACACCTTTGAAATCAGAACAGTTCACTCTTGCGCGATTTACGGTTACAGCCCCTACATGCAGCATGCCCTGTTTCCCTTCCCCCACAGCCTCCGCCCGGAGTAATCGTGCCAACATGTCGATATGTTTACTTGGAGCTTTAATTACACCCATGAGATCGCCCCCTTTTTGCTCGCTCCTTTATATCTATTCAAAAAAAGAGTAAGCATGAAAAAAAGAAGGGATTATGACAACCGTTGTCTCCTTCGCTGATGCCATAGTGTCACTTCAAGGGCAGTAAGACAAATGAGAAGCCAGGCTAAACCAAACAAATAACCTGCCACAACATCTGTAAAGAAATGAACACCTAAATATACACGGCTGACACCAATCAAGATTGCGATGAGGGCCAAAACTACATTGATGGTCCACTTCCACTTAGGTTCAAGTTTACTGATCGCGAAAAGATAAATGATGAAACCATAAAAAACGAGAGCGCCCGATGCATGGCCACTCGGAAAACTGGAAGTCGCGCCATGATAATCGCCTTTGAACGTTGGTCGGTCGCGGCTGGAGAATGATTTCAAACCTGCTGTGAGCCCACTGACTCCTCCCATGGCGAGAATGAAATAAACACCTACCCAGCGACTGAATGGCGAAAAGAACAACAAATAGACAGCGAGAATAAGTGAAACAATCACCATAAAAATAACGGAACCAGCCTTTGATATCCCTTTAGCAAGCAGCTCCGCTCCTCCAAAGGAACTCGCCCGCACTAGATCAAAAGCCTGCTGGTCAACGGCAAACTTCTCTTTCTGTAGTATACTGGTGGTCAAATCAATGAAGTAATAAATACTGACCCCGAGTGAAATAAACCCAATTAGAATAAGTAATACAGATGTGATGGATAAATCCGATAATTTCGTTCCAGAAAATAGCATACCTTCTTCACCTTCTTTTTCTTTCGTGATAAACCATTCCCTTGCCTGCTGAAAATAAACGGCCCACCACTGAATTTCTCTTGTTTTCTTCTTATTTAAAAGAGATAAGGGTGAGGATTCCAGATAGGATGCTTTGACTCGTGAACCGCACGTGCATGACCTCCGATAGCGTTGGACACCCGATACGCGCGCGAGATAACCTGGTTCGCGCATTGGATGGTCTAAACGCGCGTGAGATACACACATTCGCACATTGGACGGTAAAACACGCGCTTTTGGAAACAAAAAAAAGGAACTCCCCGCTAAGGAAGTTCCTTTCCTATTATTCACCATCGTAGTTGCTTTCCGGCAGTGTATCCCAAAAGGAAGGATCTGCAGATTCAAGAGAACCATCCGCTAAAGCGTTCAGTGTGGCTTTCATAGCTGTGACCGCTTGCTGGATCAAATACCCATTACTCTTCTGTCCAAGGACATAATCTTCACGGTAATGATCGGCCATGCCACGCATTTCAAATAGCAGGGTAGAGATGCCATATTCGACAGCCAGACCATTACGGCTGATCGTCTGCGCGGTTCCACCAGGATATTTGGAAAGAAGGCCATAGCCTTTGGATTCTACGGCGTCATAAACGACAGCACCCAATTTCTTCGATTGTTCACGGACCTCTGCATCCACTTCTTCATTAGTCGGATACAAAATAGAGCCAGAAACGAGTTCACCTGTATCTCCAAGCGTCGTTTGTGTTCCCTGATGGTGTAAATCGATCATATAGTCAGGGCTGTATTTTTGCAGCACTTCCTCATGCAACGCCTTCGTTTCAGGCTGCTCACGGTCGACGTGGTCACGATTCAAGTCTACACCATTCGCATTGTAGCGCGTGTGTGTGCCTGATACATAATCATCCAAAGAGAAGTTCACATCCCCTTCCGCTCCATCTACATTCAACCGTGGGGCAATGAGGACATTCACATTTTCAAGGATGTTTTCTACGCTCTTGCCATTAGAGGTCAAATACTTGATGACTTGTAAAGCGCCTTCTGTGGTCAGTGTTTCATTCCCATGCTGCTGGGTGAGAAAAAGAACGGTCGGTTTGTCTTCATCCATGGTGCCGAACTTCGCTAAATACAAATCTCTTCCCTTTACGGACTGACCATAGACTTCAAGCTCAAGCGCTTCTGACCGCTGATCCAGCTTATGTAAGAAATCAGCCATTTCTTCATATGAATGCAAACGCTCATTTTTAATGGTTTCATTTCCGTTATAATTCGGTCCATTCGGTCCATTTTCTCCTGCCAGGACCGTGCCGCTTCCTGGAATTAACCCGCCTGTTGTCAAAAGGGCTCCTGTGACAGCTACTGTTAAAAGTTTCTTTTTCATCAAATACCTCCCATTTTATATCTTATTTACCAAATACTTCATCCTTTCAGCAAAAACCTGCTTAAGCAGACAAAATGAACAAAAGTGACTAACTGTTTTTACGATGAAGTCCCATATGTATACATTCCGAACTAGGACCTCCCACCTCTTTCCAATGAAAAAAAGAGTCAGACTCATCCGGTAAGCCGCCTGATCCTTTCTTTACTTATTCTTCATAGGGAATGCCATTCACTTGCTATAGACGTTACAAGGAATAACGACGCTGTTTCCAATGTTTTCTCATACTTTTTTTCACAACATTCCGTTTGCTATATGTTATCCTTGTATGCACTACGAATGATAGTAAGAGCGGTCCATTGTTATAGATTTGGAAATCTTTCATCTATTATGAACACAGGTTTTATATAGACTGATGAATGAGACATCGGAGGAACTAACATGAACATTTTAATCACAGGAGCGACAGGTTTTTTGGGAAAACAACTAGCATTGAAACTGCTGAAAGAGGAACATAACGTCTATGCCTTAGTAAGAAGTCCGCGGAAAGCGGAAAACCTTAGGCAGGAAGTTCCGTCAGACGCCAAGGGAAACCTTCACATCATCGAAGGCGATCTATCTCTTAAAAATGCGGGAGTCAGTGAAGAACAACTCCAGGATTTGAGAGAGAAAATTGACACGGTTTACCATAGCGCAGCCTTCCTATCCTTTGATGAAAATGAACGAGAGAAAACTTTCAAAGTCAATGTAGACGGAACAAAGAATGTTCTTCATCTGGCGAAGGAAATAGATACCGCAAACTTTTATTATGTAAGCACTGCGTACACGCTTGGAATGAAACGATATGCCTCTGAGCAGTTACACGAAAAAGAGCAGACGTTTGTAAATGCTTATGAAGAAAGCAAATGTCACGCCGAACACCTTGTACTAAGCTATAATCATGCGTTAAATATAAAAATCTTCCGCCCATCCATCATTATTGGAGATTCGAAAACCGGAGAAGCGGAAACAAGTTTCGCCTTGTATGGGGTCATTCGCGGCCTTGAAATTCTTAAGAAACGGACGGAACGGAAAAAGGAACTTCAAAAACAAACGTTTAAGTTTCTATGCACAGGAGAGACGAGTCAAAACTTCGTCCCTGTCGACTATGTGGTGGATGTACTTACCGCAGCTCTAAGAACGGATCACTCAAAAGCCATCTATCACATTACCAATCCTCATCCACCGACGAATCGTTTGTTATTTGAAATGATCAAGGAGAAACTTGACTTTCCGAACATCGAGATGGTCCCTTCCGATTACGATGGGGAATTAACGAAGGAAGAGCAGGTATTCAATGCTCCGATGAGCGTATTCCGTCCTTATTGGAATAAAAACATTCGTTTCGATGATACAAACACCCGGGAACTTCTTCATAAGAATGGCATGAATCATTTGAATATGGACAAGGCGATGATCGAAAGGATCCTTTACGGAAACAGGACGCCAGTCAAGCCATAAAACCAAAAAAGACCGAAGAGGCAGTTGCTTTTCTTCGGTCTTTTTCACTGAGAAAAAAGGGATATTCAGGAAATGATCGAATGGTATGAAAGGTACATTACAAAAGACCAGGAGGAATCAATCATGTTAAACTTCCCACAACCCGATGTGGAACAATTTTTTCAAACCTATGGAATAGAGACGTTCGCCATAAGTCCGGATGAATCCCAGCTTGTCTTCAGTACAAACCTGAATGGCAAATACAATCTATGGGCGATGGACCTGCCAAATACATTTCCCTATCCACTAACGTTCCATAATCAAAGCTGTGAGCACATCACCTACGATCCTAAAGGTGAATTCGTCATTGCCGTTGTAGATGAAGATGGTGATGAAAATGGCCAGATTTATGCCCTCCCGCCTCAAGGTGGAACTCTTCAACCTGTTAGAAAAAAAGAAGGCGCACGCCACATCCTCCCTTTTTTATCGAAAAACGAAAAACACCTGTACTATA
This window harbors:
- a CDS encoding cell wall hydrolase, translating into MGVIKAPSKHIDMLARLLRAEAVGEGKQGMLHVGAVTVNRARVNCSDFKGVSTLPAVINQPKAFEALQHGMYYRRARESERRLARKNVKGYRSWPAKYSLWYFRPDGNCPPTWYGQSQVGRYKSHCFYEPVAGECDEIYNTF
- a CDS encoding phosphatase PAP2 family protein, which translates into the protein MFPKARVLPSNVRMCVSHARLDHPMREPGYLARVSGVQRYRRSCTCGSRVKASYLESSPLSLLNKKKTREIQWWAVYFQQAREWFITKEKEGEEGMLFSGTKLSDLSITSVLLILIGFISLGVSIYYFIDLTTSILQKEKFAVDQQAFDLVRASSFGGAELLAKGISKAGSVIFMVIVSLILAVYLLFFSPFSRWVGVYFILAMGGVSGLTAGLKSFSSRDRPTFKGDYHGATSSFPSGHASGALVFYGFIIYLFAISKLEPKWKWTINVVLALIAILIGVSRVYLGVHFFTDVVAGYLFGLAWLLICLTALEVTLWHQRRRQRLS
- a CDS encoding divergent PAP2 family protein, coding for MEKMNRGIITALSAIGIAQALKIFTHKKVTGEWDVTQIATTGGQPSSHSAGVSALATYIAANKGSRHTETALATIFGVIVMYDAQGIRRHTGEIAQLVNDLEDNFAAISVDFPSSDFVERDKELKELLGHQPIEVLGGAILGVALGYFSAKLEG
- a CDS encoding SDR family oxidoreductase, whose translation is MNILITGATGFLGKQLALKLLKEEHNVYALVRSPRKAENLRQEVPSDAKGNLHIIEGDLSLKNAGVSEEQLQDLREKIDTVYHSAAFLSFDENEREKTFKVNVDGTKNVLHLAKEIDTANFYYVSTAYTLGMKRYASEQLHEKEQTFVNAYEESKCHAEHLVLSYNHALNIKIFRPSIIIGDSKTGEAETSFALYGVIRGLEILKKRTERKKELQKQTFKFLCTGETSQNFVPVDYVVDVLTAALRTDHSKAIYHITNPHPPTNRLLFEMIKEKLDFPNIEMVPSDYDGELTKEEQVFNAPMSVFRPYWNKNIRFDDTNTRELLHKNGMNHLNMDKAMIERILYGNRTPVKP
- a CDS encoding DUF3231 family protein, with product MPESPRLSSSEIGTLWMTYQQKTMILTMLEYFIEQADDAEAKQIMTNLRSTIQPYVGKIESMFRAEDVPVPIGFTHDDVNKGVPKLYDNGFDIMFLRLVKEISMGMHTLNLTMTYRPDVTLLYQELTQITQKCYDDCTQFLLTKGYLPKSPYVSVQKQVEHAKGPNYLGMINPIKGKRALNTVEIAHIHHSIESNVTGMHMIFGFAQSATHKDASDYFYRGGELAKGLVKEMSEILLQNDIQTPATAGGNVTTSKIPPFSDKIMMYCVSLFCSFSLGGNSLGTAFSLRNDLPAKLTVFMKDIFEYAHKGAKLMIEHGWMEEPPQTIKH
- a CDS encoding M14 family metallopeptidase, yielding MKKKLLTVAVTGALLTTGGLIPGSGTVLAGENGPNGPNYNGNETIKNERLHSYEEMADFLHKLDQRSEALELEVYGQSVKGRDLYLAKFGTMDEDKPTVLFLTQQHGNETLTTEGALQVIKYLTSNGKSVENILENVNVLIAPRLNVDGAEGDVNFSLDDYVSGTHTRYNANGVDLNRDHVDREQPETKALHEEVLQKYSPDYMIDLHHQGTQTTLGDTGELVSGSILYPTNEEVDAEVREQSKKLGAVVYDAVESKGYGLLSKYPGGTAQTISRNGLAVEYGISTLLFEMRGMADHYREDYVLGQKSNGYLIQQAVTAMKATLNALADGSLESADPSFWDTLPESNYDGE